Proteins from one Rosa chinensis cultivar Old Blush chromosome 7, RchiOBHm-V2, whole genome shotgun sequence genomic window:
- the LOC112175649 gene encoding cytochrome P450 71A1: MALLNQFCEELNMSTVFNPFLVSLLLLFIFVLFSLSRSVEKLKTPPSPTRLPIIGNLHQVGTLPHRSLHALSKKYGPLMLLHLGQVPTLVVSSANMAKEIMKTHDSVCCSRPKSTAANILLYGCGDIAFSPYGEYWRQVRKLCVVELLSLKRVQQFEFAREEEVAELVKSIRKACLSKSPINLSDMLSTTFNNILSRCVIGNRFVEENDNWFGEASRRLLVQLTTFSFGDIFPCLRWIDNLRGFIASLKATSAKLDGFFDQLIEEHKTTKAEGMPETSDFVDILVKLQKDDILNLDLTQDNLKAILQDMFIGGSDTTATALEWLMAELVRNPSVMKKLQQEVRRVVGKKEKIDVDDINQMDFLKCVNKETLRLHPPAPLLLPRETIAAVTLGGYYIPAKTRVLVNAFAIQRDPKFWDNPEEFLPERFEDNSIDFKGQDFQFVPFGGGRRGCPGQAFAVAGAEYVVANLLYWFDWKLPNDNVSADALDMSEVFGITVHKKAPLHLVPIPYSP; the protein is encoded by the exons ATGGCTCTGTTGAATCAATTCTGTGAAGAGCTAAATATGAGCACTGTCTTCAATCCCTTCCTGGTTTCTCTGCTCTTGCTTTTTATCTTCGTTTTATTTTCACTTTCTAGATCAGTTGAGAAACTCAAAACGCCGCCATCCCCAACAAGGTTGCCAATAATTGGAAACCTCCACCAGGTGGGCACACTCCCACACCGTTCTCTTCATGCCCTTTCAAAGAAGTATGGCCCTTTAATGCTACTGCACTTGGGCCAAGTTCCAACACTAGTAGTTTCATCTGCAAACATGGCCAAGGAAATAATGAAGACTCATGACAGTGTTTGCTGCAGCCGTCCCAAATCTACAGCTGCAAATATATTACTCTATGGATGCGGAGACATAGCGTTTTCTCCTTATGGAGAGTACTGGAGACAAGTTCGGAAACTTTGTGTAGTTGAACTTCTAAGCCTTAAAAGAGTACAACAatttgaatttgcaagagaggaAGAAGTTGCAGAATTGGTCAAGAGTATACGCAAAGCATGCCTGAGTAAGTCTCCCATTAATCTAAGTGACATGCTGAGCACAACCTTCAACAACATACTTTCTAGGTGTGTTATTGGAAACAGGTTTGTAGAGGAAAATGATAATTGGTTTGGAGAGGCATCAAGAAGGTTGTTGGTTCAACTCACGACTTTCAGTTTTGGAGATATCTTCCCTTGTTTGAGATGGATTGACAATCTTAGAGGATTCATTGCAAGTTTGAAAGCAACTTCTGCCAAATTAGATGGGTTCTTTGATCAGTTGATTGAAGAACACAAGACCACAAAGGCAGAAGGTATGCCCGAAACAAGTGATTTTGTGGATATTCTTGTCAAACTTCAAAAAGATGACATACTTAACTTGGATCTCACTCAAGACAACTTGAAAGCAATCCTACAG GACATGTTTATTGGCGGAAGTGATACTACAGCGACAGCTTTGGAATGGCTAATGGCAGAGCTTGTGAGAAATCCAAGTGTGATGAAGAAACTCCAACAAGAAGTAAGAAGAGTCgtggggaaaaaagaaaagatagatGTAGATGATATCAATCAAATGGACTTCTTAAAATGTGTCAACAAAGAAACTTTAAGACTACATCCTCCAGCTCCTCTTTTACTTCCGCGAGAAACAATCGCAGCTGTAACACTGGGAGGTTACTATATCCCCGCAAAAACAAGGGTACTTGTCAATGCATTTGCAATCCAAAGGGACCCCAAGTTCTGGGACAATCCCGAGGAGTTCCTCCCGGAGCGATTTGAGGACAACTCAATTGATTTTAAGGGCCAGGACTTCCAATTTGTCCCGTTCGGTGGTGGGAGAAGAGGTTGTCCAGGGCAGGCCTTTGCGGTGGCTGGAGCGGAATATGTGGTTGCAAATCTTCTGTACTGGTTTGACTGGAAGTTGCCAAATGATAATGTTTCGGCCGATGCCTTGGACATGAGCGAGGTCTTTGGAATCACTGTCCATAAGAAAGCTCCTCTTCATCTTGTCCCCATACCATACTCCCCTTAA